In one window of Bdellovibrio bacteriovorus W DNA:
- a CDS encoding hypothetical protein (COG0773 UDP-N-acetylmuramate-alanine ligase): MELKPNSHVHLMGICGTAMASLAGLLVDRGFKVTGSDSNPYPPMSTQIENLGIQIMRGYKAENLKDRPDFVIVGNVISANNEEAQELMRLEIPYTSLPKAMGELIIGSRQSIVVAGTHGKTTTTSMMAWIAESAQLKPGFMIGGIPKNFAKSFRNPEGDFFVIEGDEYDTAFFDKVPKFIHYKPKHVILTSVEFDHADIYRDLDHVKESFRQLLTMIPEDGTLLACADDANVMELRALAKCKKSFTYGLKKDADFKAKVLFENEKGLAFEVHHKGMVLGPYNMQITGDYNILNATAAVAMAYSLGWSENRIQIAMESFEGVKRRQEILGEPRGVLVIEDFAHHPTAVRETVYGVQKKYPQRKVFAIFEPRSATSRRKIFQKDYVEALKASHEVFIASAFDQAKIAEDNRFSSEELAADLRSTGTEAHSFDQVDAIVSSVTSKVKSGDLILIMSNGGFDGIYGKLLGALNG; the protein is encoded by the coding sequence ATGGAATTGAAACCAAATAGTCATGTTCATTTAATGGGAATTTGTGGAACGGCGATGGCCTCTTTGGCTGGTTTGCTTGTAGATCGCGGATTCAAAGTCACGGGAAGCGATTCTAACCCTTATCCTCCGATGTCTACCCAGATCGAGAATCTAGGCATTCAAATCATGCGCGGCTATAAGGCTGAGAACTTAAAAGACCGTCCTGATTTTGTTATTGTTGGCAATGTGATTTCTGCAAACAACGAAGAAGCTCAAGAGTTGATGCGTTTAGAAATTCCTTACACTTCATTGCCAAAGGCGATGGGTGAATTGATCATTGGTTCTCGTCAAAGCATCGTGGTGGCAGGAACTCATGGGAAAACCACAACGACTTCGATGATGGCTTGGATTGCTGAAAGCGCTCAGTTAAAACCTGGCTTTATGATTGGTGGAATTCCTAAAAACTTTGCAAAATCCTTCAGAAACCCAGAGGGCGACTTCTTTGTGATTGAAGGGGACGAGTACGACACGGCTTTCTTTGATAAAGTTCCAAAGTTCATTCACTACAAGCCAAAGCATGTGATTTTAACTTCAGTAGAGTTTGATCATGCGGATATCTATCGCGACTTAGATCATGTAAAAGAGTCTTTCCGTCAGTTATTAACAATGATTCCAGAAGATGGAACTTTGTTGGCTTGTGCAGATGATGCCAATGTTATGGAGTTAAGAGCTCTTGCAAAATGCAAAAAGAGTTTCACTTATGGTTTGAAAAAAGACGCGGACTTTAAAGCAAAAGTTCTTTTTGAAAATGAAAAAGGTTTGGCATTTGAGGTTCATCATAAGGGCATGGTTCTAGGTCCTTACAATATGCAGATCACAGGCGATTATAATATTCTAAATGCAACAGCAGCTGTTGCGATGGCTTACTCTTTAGGGTGGTCTGAAAATCGTATTCAGATTGCGATGGAGTCTTTTGAGGGTGTAAAGCGTCGTCAAGAAATCCTAGGTGAGCCTCGCGGTGTATTAGTGATCGAAGACTTTGCTCATCACCCGACAGCGGTGCGTGAAACTGTTTACGGAGTTCAGAAGAAATATCCACAGCGCAAAGTTTTTGCGATCTTTGAACCAAGATCTGCAACCTCTCGTCGTAAGATTTTCCAAAAAGACTATGTAGAGGCTTTGAAGGCATCTCATGAGGTGTTTATCGCATCTGCTTTTGATCAAGCTAAAATCGCAGAGGATAATAGATTCTCTTCTGAGGAGCTTGCAGCGGACTTAAGATCGACAGGTACAGAGGCGCATAGCTTTGACCAAGTCGATGCTATCGTAAGCTCTGTGACTTCAAAAGTGAAGTCCGGGGATTTGATCTTGATTATGTCCAATGGCGGCTTTGATGGTATCTATGGAAAGCTCTTAGGGGCTTTGAACGGGTAG